The window CAACGCGCTTTGCAACAGTGCGATCCTTCTCGATAAAGGCCAGATCAAAGCTACCGGAAAAACGGAAACCATTACCGGTATGTATTTCGGTGGTGGTGTCGCAGATGCCGGTGAATTTATCATCGGCAAAAGCGGAAACCATGAGCAGGTGATTATTGACAAAGTAACTTTAAGATCCTCCACCGGGCAAGCTCAGAATAATTTTGGTTTTGGAGAAAACCTTTGTGTGGAGATGGAATTGGATGCATTGCATGAAGTAGAGAAGCCCTATGTGTGGATAGCAATCAAAAACAGTCGCGGGCCTGTTACTGCAGCGTCAGGAATGATTGACGGATTCCGGAGCAGTAAATTTGCCATAGGAAAGAATAAAGTGCGTTGTTCATTTCTGAATATCCCGCTTTTGCCGGGTGAGTATTCTCTTTATGCCGGAATTCGTGCAGGTGATGGAGTAACACTCCTGACAGAAACCAAGGATATAGGGTCTTTCAATGTGGTTTCTGTCTTGTCTGAACTTGGATTGAATCCTACATTAGCAGATACCCTGGCCGGCGATACGGTTTCTCCGGTGATCCCATATGAATGGGAGTTCAACGATGGAAAAAAATACCAGTTCAACATAAAAAACTATGTTAAATAATAAATCCATTCTGATCACCGGTGGTACCGGTTCTTTCGGAAAAGCATTTGTGAAATCTGTTCTTCAGAAATATCCGGACGTCAAACGACTGGTCATATTTTCACGCGATGAACAAAAGCAGTTCCAGATGGAAATGGAATACCCACACCAGAAATACCCACAGGTCCGTTTTTTCATAGGCGACGTTCGGGATGAGGACCGCATTCGGATGGCGTTGAAGGGGATTGACACAGTAGTTCATGCCGCTGCAATGAAACATATTCACATTGCAGAATACAATCCTATGGAATGTATCAAAACCAATATTATCGGTGCTGAAAACCTAATCAAAGCATGTCTTGATTCAGATGTGGAAAATGTAGTTGCTCTGTCTACAGATAAAGCAGCAGCTCCTATCAATTTGTACGGGGCCACTAAACTTGCTTCTGATAAATTATTTATTGCTGCCAACAATATCAAAGGCACAAAAAAAATTAAGTTTTCCGTTGTTCGCTATGGAAACGTGATGGGTTCGAACGGATCTGTTATTCCATTCTTTCTTAAGAAGCGCAATGAAAAAGTTTTGCCCATTACGGACCCGTCGATGACGCGATTTAATATTCTCCTGGACGAGGCGGTGGACATGGTTTTTTATGCCCTTGACAATGCATGGGGTGGTGAGTTGTTTGTTCCTAAAATTCCTTCTTTCAAAATTACGGACCTTGCCGAGGCTATTGGTCCGGATTGTAAACAAAACATCGTGGGAATTCGCCCAGGAGAAAAATTGCACGAAGAGATGATTACCTCTTCCGATTCTTTTTCTACCTATGATATGGGTAAATATTACGTGATTTTACCGCAGAGCCCGAACTGGAATATGCGTGATTACCTCACCCATTTTAAATCCGAAAAAGTTCCGGCTGGTTTTAATTATACATCCGGAAATAATGATTCCTGGTTGTCCGTTGAAGATTTAAGAAAACTCATCCATTTGCATGTGGATACATCCTTTGAACCCATACAAAAATGAATCCAATACCTTACGGCAAACAAACCATTACAGAAGATGACATCAAAGCAGTCGTTGAAACCCTTAAGTCTGATTTTTTAACTCAAGGGCCGCACATCGCTGAATTTGAGAATGCCTTCGCCACCTATATTGGATCGAAGTATGCAGTTGCTGTTGCAAATGGAACAGCGGCACTTCACCTTTCAGCTATGGCTTTGAATGTGAAGCCGGGTCAAAAAGTTATTACTTCTCCAATCACTTTTGTAGCTTCTGCAAACTGTATCCGGTACTGCGGAGGAGAAGTAGTATTTGCTGATATTGATCCTTCAACCTACTTGATTGACATCATATCCATTGAACGGTTACTTCGTGCTTCTCCTAAAGGAACTTATGCAGGAATTATACCTGTTGATTTTTCGGGCCGACCTGTGGATCTTGAAAAACTGAAGTCCCTCGCAAATGAGTTTAATCTTTGGATCCTTGAAGATGCGTGTCATGCTCCAGGTGGATTTTTCATTGACAGCAAAGGAGAGAAACAGTTTTGCGGGAATGGCAAATTCGCAGAGCTTGCAATTTTCTCTTTTCATCCGGTGAAACATATTGCTTGCGGAGAAGGAGGGATGATTACCACTAACGATCAGGCACTGTATGAAAAACTGATGGTCCTCCGTACACACGGTATCACCCGCAATACAAAGTTCTTTAAGAATGATCCTCAATGGGCTTCCGGAAACACGAATGAATCGGTGAGTAATTTCCCTGCCTGGTATATGGAGATGCAGGAGCTTGGATTTAATTATCGTCTGACTGATTTCCAGGCTGCATTGGGAACTTCACAGCTAAGGAGAGCCGAACAAGGTCTTGCCAGTAGAAAAGAAATCGCAAAAAAATATGAAGCAGCATTCAACGGAAAAGCCTGGGTACTGGGCCAAAGCGGAATGGTTGAAGGTCATGCTTATCATTTATACATCCTGGAGACGGAGAACCGTTTGGAATTGTACAACTTCCTGAAAAGTAAAAATATTTTCCCCCAAATTCATTATATCCCGGCCCATTTGATGCCTTACTACAAGATGCTTGGATACAAAGAAGGTGACTTAATTTTTGCTGAACAATATTATTCGCGCTGCCTGAGTTTGCCAATGTACCCCGGACTTACTGATGAACAACAAAATTATGTAATTGAAAACATACTCGCTTTTTCAAAAAGATGAGATTTTTTCACAGCTGATTTTGGAAAAAAACAGATGTAGAACGATTGAGTTACCGAACAAAAGAAATGAAAGTTAAATACATGACTTTCATACTTAACTAAATAAACCACGGAATTGTCGGACAGTAAAGAAGCTATCGGAATCATTACACAGGCAAGGATGACAAGCACCCGTCTTCCCGGGAAAGTTTTTAAGGAAATTCTGGGTAAGCCTCTCCTTGGCTATCATCTTGACCGACTTAGAAAGACAGGATTCAGGGTCATCGTTGCGACAACCACCAATACGACGGATGATTGTATTTGTGAATATGCAGAGAAAAATAGTATTCCGTATTTCCGTGGCAGCGAATCTAACGTTCTTAGTCGTTATTACGATGCTGCTTCAAAGTTTCACGTGAATCCGGTGGTTCGTGTGACTTCCGATTGCCCACTCATAGACCCTCAGCTCATCATGTCATCATTAAAACAGTACATGCAAATGAACGATCCGGATTTATACATTAGCAATGGCATCGAACGGACATTTGCTCGTGGATTCGATTTCGAAATTTTTTCCTTTAAAGCTTTGGAGGAAGCTTATAACAATGCCAGGGAGGAGTCGGATTTGGAACATGTCACTCCCTTTATCTGGAAAAACAAATCCGGGAAAACTAAGTTTTTTCACATCCGTCAAATTGAAGACCATAGTCAGTTGAGGATTACCGTGGATACTCCGGAAGATTTTACTTTGATCAGGCACCTGATAGAAAATTATCATGCTACAAATCTTTCCTTTGCAGAGATTGAATCTATTCTGCTTGCTCATCCTGAACTTGTGAAGATAAATGCATCCATTGAACAAAAAAAAGTAAACTGATTTGAAACCCAGGATTATCCTTCGGGCAGATGGTGGAGCAGTCCAGGGAATGGGACATGTAGTGCGATGCCTTGCCCTAGCTGAAATACTCAGTGAAACTTATGAAGTTTCATTTGCTATTCAGGAGTCTGAGGAAAGTACACTCTTTGAAATCCGGAAGGTGGTGAAGGAGGTTTGGATTCTTCCAAAAGTACAAGATTATAAAATAGATGCACTGAATTTTTTACCGCATTTAAACAGAAGTGATATAGTGGTTTTAGATGGTTATCATTTCACAACAGATTACGAAAAATCAATTCGTTCGATCAAATGTAAATTAGTGCTGATTGATGACTTGCATTCCTGGCATCATGTTGCAGATGTAGTTTTTAATTCTGCTGATTCAGTCAAACAATCTGATTTTTCTTCAGAACCTTATACTCGCTTTTTCCTTGGACTACAATATGTCCTTCTACGCAAACCATTTATTGCAAATACTACCGTAGTAAGAAGGAGATCTGAAATTTCACGAGTTTTTTTGAATATGGGCGCATCAGACAGCGAAAATCTCACAATGAAATTTACAAATGCCTTGTCTAACATTAAAGGTATTCGGGAAATCCATCTTATGCTGGGTGCAGTGAATGTACATACACCTCTCGTTCAAAAGCTCGCAGGCGAAATCACCAATGTGAAAATTCAGGTTCATCAAGATATTTCCGCAGAAAAAATAGTCAGTATTTTGCGGCAGTGTGAACTTGCCATATGTCCGGCAAGCACGATTTCCATGGAATGCTGCGCGGTCGGAATTCCTATGATTTCCGGCTATACTATTGAGAACCAGAAAGGCGTTCTTGACGGATTGACGCGACACAAGGTTCTTATCAATCTGGGAGATCTCCGTCAGATCGATATGGAAATATTCCGGACGAAGCTTATGGACTTAATACAGACTCCTGGATTGCTTGAGGAGATGGTTGCAAACCAAAAGAATTTGATTGATGGTAATTCACCAAAACGTATTCTTAATGTTTTTAATCAATTAGCGGCTTCTTCACTGACCTTCCGCTTTGCTGAAATTTCAGATGTTGATCTTTATTTTAAGTGGACCAACGATCCGGTAGTTCGTGAAAATTCCTTCCACCAGGAACCTGTGAGTTATCAGGAACATGTACTTTGGTTTGGAAAGAAACTTAAATCACCGGATTGTTTCATGTATCTTTTTTTTAAAGAAAATATTCCTGCAGGACAAGTTCGGATTGAACATTCGGACGGTGAAAATGTCATTGGAATTTCTATCGATCAAAATTTCCGTGGACTGGGTTTGGGTGCAGAGATGATCCGGACAGCATGTGCTGATTTTGTGAAGAAGCATCCTGGCGAATTCATCACGGCTTATATAAAAGATAGCAATAAATCTTCTTATGCAATTTTTAAGAAGGCGGGATTTGGAAATGAAACCCGTGTTATTGAAAAAGGAATTTACTGTTACAAACTGATTACTCAAAACTTCAGGCCATGAAGGATATTCAAATAGGGCATCGTCTTGTAGGAGCCAAACACATACCATTCATCATTGCTGAAATGAGTGGAAATCACAACCAGAGCCTGGACCGTGCGCTCGAAATTGTGGATGCTGCAGCTAATGCCGGTGCTCATGCTTTAAAATTGCAGACTTATACAGCGGACACCATCACTATGAAGGGTGTTTTTTCCATTCAGGATAAAAATTCCCTTTGGAACGGCAAAGAACTTCATGATTTGTACAGCCTTGCATACACACCCTGGGAATGGCATACAGCAATTTTTGCAAGGGCACGTGAGAAAGGAATGTTGGCATTTAGTTCTCCCTTTGATGAAACAGCTGTAGATTTTCTTGAAAGTCTGAACGTACCAGCCTATAAAATCGCATCCTTTGAAAATACACACCATCCTTTGCTCCGAAAAGTAGCAAAAACAGGCAAGCCAATCATCATGTCAACGGGGGTATCTACTTTATCTGACATTGATGAAAGTGTGCGGATCTTACGGGATGCCGGTTGCCACGACCTGATTCTACTCAAATGCACAAGCACTTATCCGGCGACACCTGAAAATTCAAATATCAATACTATTCCTCACATGTCTCAGCTATTCGGTTGCCCTGTTGGTCTTTCTGATCATACTATGGGAATAGGGACATCAGTAGCAGCTGTCGCACTGGGAGCAATGGTAATTGAAAAGCATTTTACCCTTAAAAGATCGGATGGAGGTGTTGACAGCGCATTCTCTCTCGAACCTGCGGAATTAAGTTCACTTGTTGTGGAGACAAAGCGGGCTTTCGAGTCTCTTGGAAAGATAAATTATGGGATACTTGCCGCCGAGGAAAAGGGAAAACAATTCAAACGATCAATCTATATTTCAAAGGATATGAATGCAGGTGAAGAATTCACAGAAGAGAATCTGCGTATTATTCGTCCTGGATTCGGATTGGAGCCTAAATATTTCGAGATGATCCTCGGAAAGAAAATTCGTAAAACCGTTGTTCAGGGAACTCCGCTGACCTGGGATCTTCTCTGATCTGTTTACATTATAGAAATCATGGTAGTTTTTTTATATAGCACTCATACCCTTTGGCCGCATCATGCAGAAACAGAACTGGAGTTACTTCAGGATCATTTGGCGAAAGGGGATACAGTCTACCGCTTTGTTTGTAACGGGGAACTACCGGTTTGTGATACCAATGTTCCTCATCGAATGCACCCTTGTTTGCGTTGTGTAGACAAGCAGAAGATCGGACAAAAACTTCTTTTTGGGAGTGAAAAAGTCATTACAAAATCAATTTATACTTCTGAGTTTGTAAAAAAGGCCAAGCAGATTGAATTTAATTACACTGATTTGGCTGCTTTCAAATTGGTGAAGATTGAGAATTTTGATATTGGATATGCGGTTAGTTCTTCCATCATTTCAGAACTGAGGGATCCCGAACCTCAGATATCGAATAATCTCGACATGTTTCAAAATTATTTTTACTCTTCCCTTGCTATTTATTATGCCACACAAGAGAGTATACGTAGTCTGAAGCCCGATCTGATTTATGCCTTCAATGGAAGAGTGGCTCATGCAAAACCGGTTTTGCGTGCGGCACAGCAGGCTGGTGTTGAATGCAGGATTCATGAAAGAGGATGTGATATCTTCCATTATGGAATTACAGTCAACACAACACCGCATGATATAGCTAATTTTACGATTCAGCTTGAACGAAAATGGAATGAAGCGGATGTGAATGAACGAGAAAAGATTGGTGCCACCTTTTATGAAGAAAGATTGCGCGGAAAGGAACAGGCTTGGGTTTCATTTGTGAAGGACCAGCAACAGAATTTGCTCCCGACGGACTGGAATCCCAACAAACAAAACATTGCCATTTTCAATACTTCGGAAGACGAATATGAATCGATAGGCCCCGAGTGGAAAAATGAATTGTACGAAAACCAGGCAATAGGCATAGAAAAAATTCTTATTGATTTTGAAAGTATTGACTCCTTTCACTTTTACCTGAGAATTCATCCCAACCTGAAAGGTCTCAACAATCGCCAGATTAGGGATGCATATGCTCTGAAAAAGTATTCCAATCTAACTATCATTGATAGTGATAGTCCGGTGAGTACCTACACATTGATGATGCAGTGTAATAAAACGATTACGTTTGGAAGTTCTACAGGTATTGAAGCTGTTTATTGGGGGAAAGTATCTATTTTATTGGGGAAAAGTTTTTACTGCAATCTCGAAGCAGCCTACATTCCTTCTTCACATTCGGAAACTCTGGCTCTCATCAAGGCGGATCTGAAGCCAAAACCAAGGACCGATGCATTGAAATATGGCTATTACCTGAAAACCTTCGGATATAAATATTTATATTACAAACCTACAGGTTTCCTCAGTGGTACATTTAAAGATGTGGATATGGACACTGTGTCAAGTTTAAAAACCAGAATCTTTACGAAATTGCACCACATTTCATTATTGGATAAAATTTATCAATGGACCCGTCGTAGTGGAAATTTTGTTCAAAAGGCATTTATGAAATGGTAATCTCCGTCATCATACCTACTT of the Bacteroidota bacterium genome contains:
- the pseB gene encoding UDP-N-acetylglucosamine 4,6-dehydratase (inverting) is translated as MLNNKSILITGGTGSFGKAFVKSVLQKYPDVKRLVIFSRDEQKQFQMEMEYPHQKYPQVRFFIGDVRDEDRIRMALKGIDTVVHAAAMKHIHIAEYNPMECIKTNIIGAENLIKACLDSDVENVVALSTDKAAAPINLYGATKLASDKLFIAANNIKGTKKIKFSVVRYGNVMGSNGSVIPFFLKKRNEKVLPITDPSMTRFNILLDEAVDMVFYALDNAWGGELFVPKIPSFKITDLAEAIGPDCKQNIVGIRPGEKLHEEMITSSDSFSTYDMGKYYVILPQSPNWNMRDYLTHFKSEKVPAGFNYTSGNNDSWLSVEDLRKLIHLHVDTSFEPIQK
- the pseC gene encoding UDP-4-amino-4,6-dideoxy-N-acetyl-beta-L-altrosamine transaminase — translated: MNPIPYGKQTITEDDIKAVVETLKSDFLTQGPHIAEFENAFATYIGSKYAVAVANGTAALHLSAMALNVKPGQKVITSPITFVASANCIRYCGGEVVFADIDPSTYLIDIISIERLLRASPKGTYAGIIPVDFSGRPVDLEKLKSLANEFNLWILEDACHAPGGFFIDSKGEKQFCGNGKFAELAIFSFHPVKHIACGEGGMITTNDQALYEKLMVLRTHGITRNTKFFKNDPQWASGNTNESVSNFPAWYMEMQELGFNYRLTDFQAALGTSQLRRAEQGLASRKEIAKKYEAAFNGKAWVLGQSGMVEGHAYHLYILETENRLELYNFLKSKNIFPQIHYIPAHLMPYYKMLGYKEGDLIFAEQYYSRCLSLPMYPGLTDEQQNYVIENILAFSKR
- a CDS encoding glycosyltransferase family protein, with amino-acid sequence MTSTRLPGKVFKEILGKPLLGYHLDRLRKTGFRVIVATTTNTTDDCICEYAEKNSIPYFRGSESNVLSRYYDAASKFHVNPVVRVTSDCPLIDPQLIMSSLKQYMQMNDPDLYISNGIERTFARGFDFEIFSFKALEEAYNNAREESDLEHVTPFIWKNKSGKTKFFHIRQIEDHSQLRITVDTPEDFTLIRHLIENYHATNLSFAEIESILLAHPELVKINASIEQKKVN
- the pseG gene encoding UDP-2,4-diacetamido-2,4,6-trideoxy-beta-L-altropyranose hydrolase encodes the protein MKPRIILRADGGAVQGMGHVVRCLALAEILSETYEVSFAIQESEESTLFEIRKVVKEVWILPKVQDYKIDALNFLPHLNRSDIVVLDGYHFTTDYEKSIRSIKCKLVLIDDLHSWHHVADVVFNSADSVKQSDFSSEPYTRFFLGLQYVLLRKPFIANTTVVRRRSEISRVFLNMGASDSENLTMKFTNALSNIKGIREIHLMLGAVNVHTPLVQKLAGEITNVKIQVHQDISAEKIVSILRQCELAICPASTISMECCAVGIPMISGYTIENQKGVLDGLTRHKVLINLGDLRQIDMEIFRTKLMDLIQTPGLLEEMVANQKNLIDGNSPKRILNVFNQLAASSLTFRFAEISDVDLYFKWTNDPVVRENSFHQEPVSYQEHVLWFGKKLKSPDCFMYLFFKENIPAGQVRIEHSDGENVIGISIDQNFRGLGLGAEMIRTACADFVKKHPGEFITAYIKDSNKSSYAIFKKAGFGNETRVIEKGIYCYKLITQNFRP
- the pseI gene encoding pseudaminic acid synthase, producing the protein MKDIQIGHRLVGAKHIPFIIAEMSGNHNQSLDRALEIVDAAANAGAHALKLQTYTADTITMKGVFSIQDKNSLWNGKELHDLYSLAYTPWEWHTAIFARAREKGMLAFSSPFDETAVDFLESLNVPAYKIASFENTHHPLLRKVAKTGKPIIMSTGVSTLSDIDESVRILRDAGCHDLILLKCTSTYPATPENSNINTIPHMSQLFGCPVGLSDHTMGIGTSVAAVALGAMVIEKHFTLKRSDGGVDSAFSLEPAELSSLVVETKRAFESLGKINYGILAAEEKGKQFKRSIYISKDMNAGEEFTEENLRIIRPGFGLEPKYFEMILGKKIRKTVVQGTPLTWDLL